In one Alnus glutinosa chromosome 14, dhAlnGlut1.1, whole genome shotgun sequence genomic region, the following are encoded:
- the LOC133857981 gene encoding anaphase-promoting complex subunit 2-like isoform X1 — translation MAGELNGDSESQEKDDKDLDEKSKLAYRTSEMDIDECYHQVRFLENNKLVKNIGKVGRDLRNLGFTSMTEDAYASVIFLLLKDEALNVPDPVEKLLSDYAKSFNEIKTPRKLLWKKNLGTVKLELQFEDRAVQFTVAPVHAAIIMKFQEETSWTSKTLAAAIGIPVDVLNRRINFWISKGILEESLGAVSSDHVFTLMEGMIETSKNSGNSGSSEDLVAGDEDGERSVISAEDQLRKEMTVYEKFIMRMLTNFSSMALDRMHI, via the exons ATGGCTGGAGAGCTTAATGGTGACAGTGAATCTCAAGAAAAAGATGACAAGGATTTAGATGAAAAAAGCAAACTTGCCTACCGAACTAGTGAAATGGATATTGATGAATGCTATCACCAAGTCAGGTTCTTGGAGAACAATAAATTGGTGAAGAACATTGGGAAGGTTGGCCGTGATCTCAGAAATCTTGGATTTACGTCTATGACTGAAGATGCCTATGCTTCTGTTATCTTTCTGCTTCTAAAG GATGAGGCTCTTAATGTACCCGATCCTGTTGAGAAGCTGCTCTCTGATTATGCAAAGAGctttaatgaaatcaaaaccccTCGTAAGCTTCTGTGGAAGAAAAATCTTGGCACAGTAAAG TTGGAGTTGCAATTTGAAGATAGGGCAGTGCAGTTCACAGTGGCCCCTGTACATGCAGCAATTATTATGAAATTTCAAGAGGAAACAAG TTGGACCTCTAAAACTCTTGCAGCTGCTATTGGGATACCTGTAGACGTACTCAATCGGCGGATAAATTTTTGGATAAGCAAG GGAATCCTTGAAGAATCACTTGGAGCAGTCTCTAGTGACCATGTGTTTACCCTGATGGAAGGCATGATTGAAACTAGTAAGAATAGTGGAAATAGTGGGAGTTCTGAGGACCTTGTAGCAGGTGATGAGGATGGAGAGAGGTCTGTCATCTCTGCCGAGGATCAACTACGGAAGGAAATGACTGTCTATGAG AAATTTATCATGAGGATGCTCACAAATTTTTCAAGCATGGCATTAGATCGAATGCATATATAA
- the LOC133857981 gene encoding anaphase-promoting complex subunit 2-like isoform X2: MDILDATIISSNFWPTIQDEALNVPDPVEKLLSDYAKSFNEIKTPRKLLWKKNLGTVKLELQFEDRAVQFTVAPVHAAIIMKFQEETSWTSKTLAAAIGIPVDVLNRRINFWISKGILEESLGAVSSDHVFTLMEGMIETSKNSGNSGSSEDLVAGDEDGERSVISAEDQLRKEMTVYEKFIMRMLTNFSSMALDRMHI, encoded by the exons ATGGATATTCTTGATGCTACAATAATATCTTCAAATTTCTGGCCTACAATCCAG GATGAGGCTCTTAATGTACCCGATCCTGTTGAGAAGCTGCTCTCTGATTATGCAAAGAGctttaatgaaatcaaaaccccTCGTAAGCTTCTGTGGAAGAAAAATCTTGGCACAGTAAAG TTGGAGTTGCAATTTGAAGATAGGGCAGTGCAGTTCACAGTGGCCCCTGTACATGCAGCAATTATTATGAAATTTCAAGAGGAAACAAG TTGGACCTCTAAAACTCTTGCAGCTGCTATTGGGATACCTGTAGACGTACTCAATCGGCGGATAAATTTTTGGATAAGCAAG GGAATCCTTGAAGAATCACTTGGAGCAGTCTCTAGTGACCATGTGTTTACCCTGATGGAAGGCATGATTGAAACTAGTAAGAATAGTGGAAATAGTGGGAGTTCTGAGGACCTTGTAGCAGGTGATGAGGATGGAGAGAGGTCTGTCATCTCTGCCGAGGATCAACTACGGAAGGAAATGACTGTCTATGAG AAATTTATCATGAGGATGCTCACAAATTTTTCAAGCATGGCATTAGATCGAATGCATATATAA